Within the Scomber scombrus chromosome 4, fScoSco1.1, whole genome shotgun sequence genome, the region AGAATGGAAAGCAACTAAGGTTTTTCCAGTGTTAAACTaagatattttatattatactgaataaaataagttatatattctgaaaataaaacacttgaagcatatttttaaaaatacttaaaggACACAAGAAATGAATAGATAGAGAACTACTGTGTAGTcatttgttgaaaatgtttctgaTTTGGAACAGTTGTTTCTGAAGTTTCAAGAAGTTCCAGGACTCTCctcaaagcaaaacaaactctAACACTGCATGACTTGTTCAACTCCTGGTTCAAGTAATGTCAAATTACACTTTATATTCTTTAAAACCAGTCAGGCAACAAAGACCTTCAATGTTTAAAAGTAGCTTGAATGTCCTTGTCACACACTGTATTCAATGATCAGTAATTGTTTGTACTTCCATTGTGTTGTTACACCCATGTAAGCACATCGTGTATTTAGAGGATTTTCATTAAGTACTTACAGAGCTTTAGTGTGTGGTTGCAACTCTGTTCTTCTGCATAGGTTTATACGGTGGAAATAATCCATTAGGATATTTTACTATGAATGTTGGGAAACATGAACTGAACATATAATTTGCATTTTACACAGCATTTGATTGTTCATTAGGCAGACACTTTTATCCTATAAGTGACACACACCTGAGGGTTAATAGCTACTCAGGAGAGAACAATGCAAGCAAATGCCATTAAGTTCAGGTCTGACAGGCTGTAAGTGCCAGCAGGCAGTGTGCAGAGGCAATGCATAGAGTGCATAGAAGCATTTAATAACATGTTTTCAGTCCAGCAGGTGCAGAGGTGTTGGAGAAAGATGTGGGTCTTCAGCTTTTTCTTAAAGTTTGAGAGAGACTCTGCAGATCAAATGGAGTTTACGAGCCACTGGAGGGCTATGATCAGTGAAGTGATGTGCTGTTGGTTGAATACCAGACAGGCCGCTGTGTTCTTAATCATCTGCAGAGGTTTGAACATTCATACAGGGAGGACTGCCAGTAAGGAGGTGCAATAGTCAATGTGTGATATTATGAGAGCCTGTACCAAGAGTTGTGTTACATGCTCAGAAAGATCAAGTCTAATCTTCTTGAGGTTGTATAGGGCAAATTGACACGACCAAGTACTTGAGGCCACATGAACCtaaaagttcagttttattaaaTCCAAGTTTAAGTTAAGTTCGAGCTGGATGTTGATCCGTTGCACAGAAGGACTGGCTGGGACGAGGAAGAGCTCAGTCTTGCAAACGTTAACCCTGCAGGTGGTGTTCCTTCATCTATGCCGAGATATCGGCAACGATGAAGAAACACCACCATGCATATTGCTCTCTCAGCTTCCTCCTCTGACATACATTCATGGCAAATGACCACAGGCTATGTGCACAAGGTAGAAATTACAAAGACTGAAGCATGATTCACAGTCCGAAAATTCCCCTTAGCTATTTGGcagatttaattttaattgtgtTATGTGGTTATACCTCTACCCCACACTGGGTTTAATAAAATTTGAGAGCTATACAAATATAGTCAGACAGGCACTCACTTCACTGACGGCAAATGTGAGACTTGTCTCACCCATGAGGGGAGATCCCCGACCAATTTTCCAAGTGAAAAATAACCAACTGCGTTTCATCTTAGAGCAGTATAATATTGCCTATTCACTCTCTTGAGTGacaaaatgaaacttaaaaatgGGAAATATTTACTAGGAATTTCAAATGCATACCTATTTCCCCTATTTGCTTTAAGGCTTGCGTTGTTTTAGTGTTAGCTCTCATTCATGACGCCACAGGAGTTTGACCTATTTGTTATATTGCTAGAAATAAAGGACATCCTGTAATTAAATCTTGTTATCTTTCTTCAGAACTAAACGAcactatgacacacacacacacacacacacacacacgcacacacacacgcatgcgcacgcacgcacacatgcacacacgcacacacactagcaACATCATAAAAACCTCCACTTTCTCAGATGTTGATTCTGTAGTGCCAGTAAAGCTCTGCAAACAGGCCAGTGTTTGCTCTGGCTGCTGTAGCTACTCCTGCTgaggtgacagacagacagcaaagTGCTACAAGCTGTAAACAGTAATGGTCCCACACACCACAAAAATGTGAATTCCTACTTGAGGACAAATAGTAGTTTCAGGAAGACAGTGTACTTGTGAACTTGCttgctgtgtttcttttatAGCAGTTTCTAACTGATTGTTTATTCAGGGGCCACCTTTATCTGAAACTAGGGGTGGCTGCTGACAAAGTGCTCAAAGTCACCTGAGGTGTTTTTATTGTGATGGCATAAAATGCTTCAGGCAATCTTAGTACTATTAAGGTTGTAAACTATGCCCTATCATATCAACCCATAGTTTTCAATTTGAGGCTCTGCTTTCAATACAcagttcatgttttgttcaaaGTTGAGCAACATTGTGGTTACTGAACTATCTCCTGTTGGTGTCACTGCatcctgttgtttttgttgtagtgtGAAGAGCTTTGTGTCATGTAGTACTCTTAATAGGTCATGCTTCACAGCTTCATtacaatgtgctttacataaagtACAATGTCCCAAAAAAATCAGTACTTCAAAATGTAAGACACATTTCCAGGCAATCCGTACTTTTTTTAAGTGTAGCGAATAtaaattgacacatttttgatcATAATAGAACAAATCAGATGGTTTTCTTTGTAAATAATATTAGCATAATTGATATACTGTAATCTTCCAGTCTCGAAACCCCCCCTTAAAAAAGGACTATTCCATTGAATAGTAATAATGCCATCTGAATAAGAATTTCCCTGTCATTAGAGTGTCTTTATCAAACTGTTGCCACTTCTGAttggcagaaaaaagaaaaaaaaacaacaactataaaGAATCATTGAACAGACAATTAACTTTTGTACTCATTCAACAGTCTTTTACAGGAAATAGGAAATTTCAATTTCAAGGAAAGCCATTAGAGTGGTTGAGCTTGTATTATTTGCTTGATTAGATTCCTTCAAATAAAAGAATGAGGAAACTGTACTGTACAAGATAAAGAGCAAGGAGCACAAAATATCCTACAGAGGCCAAACAACAGTAACACTGAACCTTTTACCTTAGGTTAAAAAAACTCATTCTCTAAGGGCAAATTATTTCCTTTACATCAGCTGACTTTAAATTTTCAGTGTGACCTTTGCCCCTTTAACCAGCATAAAGCTCAtgctttgctgctgtttgttgtaGAGGTTGTAAATGCCATGCCATACTACATGTACGGTGTTTACTATGCTGGGGTCCAGGAAACTCCAAATCAGTGTCATAACTTCACGATCAATACAGTGAAAGCTTATTGTTTATTGATGTGAGCTGAGACCACTGtgtacgagagagagagagagagagagagagagagagagagagagagagagagagagagagagagagagagagagagagagagagagagagagagagagaagtaaaaTCTGATGCAACTATCGGGAAACAGTGATCTGTACTGAAATTCCTGTTTATTACATCAAGAAAAGTCAAACCAAGGGGAAAGGGGTGCTTTCAGAATAAATCATAATAAGATTTCTAAATGGACGTATTGTTGCCTTGAAACAGAAATTGACACCAGCCCTTTTTCAACGCGAAATAACACTTATTTATAAGGAACCTAGGGTAATTGTACTACAAGCAGAATGAAACTTCAAATGCAAATTACATCATCCCGAGTACCAATCACAGGCAGTGTAGCGAATGCGTCAGAGGAGCCCGGAGCCTATCAGGTGTCACCACGATAGTAGAAAAAGATCGCAGGCGCAGCCGCTCTCGGTCAACAGTTGAGAAATATCATCAGCCGGGTGAGCAGTGAAGCCACAAGGTTTCCACTGAATTGTTAAGGATACCCGgtgtttttctgattttttatttttacaccgCACCAGGAGGATATTCCAACATGGTGGTGGTATCAGCAGGGACCGGAGGAGCACACAAAGTGCTCCTGATATCCGGGAAGCAGACCGGCTCCTCCAACGGCTCCCAGCCAGGCTTCAACCGGCCCATCTCCGTTGTTTTGCCGTCAGTGTCCAGCCCGGCGTCGTCGGATTCAGAATCCAACTCGTCTGCGGGGCCGCCGATACGAAAAAGACAAAGGCTCACACACTTGAGTCCAGAGGAGAAAGCACTGCGCAggttagtttatttatttatttatttatttttgaaaatacCCCTTACTTCATATCATATCTGGGTGTAAAGACTCACTGGTGTAACGACAAGGACACACCCAATAATATATTGATCCTGTTGTAGAAACAATGTACAACTGATCTGACGTTTATAAACCAAAGCACCCGAAAAATAGTCCCCGATGTTGCATCAGCTAACATAATAAGTAGGTTAATGAATCTGTTTttaaataccccccccccctctctcctcacaTGCTGTAGTTGTATTGCTTAATCGTCGCTGTTGTATCAGTTCAGACTTTGAGCTAGCTTGTCAAACTGCAATCTAAGTGATTTGGCTGCGGCCGGACCCGCCCGGCTCTGCTGCTACAGTCAGAGCAGGACACTGATATCCTGGTATGCCTGCGTGGCAGCAACATGGCCGGTGATTGCGCAGTAACACAGTGAATTCAAGTCATGTCAGGGGGGCTTAGTCAGCATCTTGCAACCAATGTCTaaattcctctctttttctctcccttcccctcttttttttttccaggaaaCTCAAGAACAGAGTTGCAGCTCAGACAGCCAGAGATAGAAAAAAGGCCAAGATGGGAGAGTTGGAACAGCAAGTCCTAGAGTTGGAGCTGGAGGTAAATGTTTGTGTAGCCAGGCTTGTACAACCCTCATCTCAGTTTCATCACGTCTCCACATcacaaaaatatctttttaaactgaaacacaaccaataaatacattttcatacttgTAATTGTGCCTTTTTTGGCATCATAATGGCTTTATACAGCTATAATCAATTTAACCTCACtatattttcattagctgcctCTTTCTAAATCTTGTTCTCAGTCTtgacagtaaaaacattttaatactgCTTGGTGCGGTTTCATTTCTAGTTTCTCTTTAATTCTGCCGAGACACTTCACGCATCACTTCCCAGTAAAAGGTTTCAAGTACAAAcatctgttctcttttttttcttttttttcctgttcgcAGAATCAGAAACTTCACATTGAAAACAGGCTACTTCGGGAGAAGACATGTGGCCTactgacagaaaatgaggaacTGAGACAGAGACTTGGGTTGGACACCCTTGACTCAAAAGAGAAGGTAAGATTGTGATGTAGACTGTAGAAGGGAAGCAGATTGGTAACTGTCTTTTGTTGAGTGGCGTAACCATCATCAACACCCCCTTTCCATCTTTTTGTTTCAGGTTCAGGTAATGTTGTCCACCGGGAACGACGCAGGTTTGGGGATCGGGTCTTCTGAGTCCGCAGCACTCAGGCTACGTGTGCCTCCGCAGCAGGTGCAGGCCCAGCAGTTCCTAAATCTGAAGACTTCTCAATGGATACAGATAGTCCTGACAGTACAGACAATGAGGTAAGTCTCTGACAAAGATTTCTTTTCATGGAAACATGTGCCTTAAGATTTAAATCCCATTACTAAGAAAGCTCTGTAATAACACTCGAGTCGGGTCATGGGTTATGAGGCTAATCCCCcattttctctgttctctcccCCCTCTAGTCTGATTTGCTCCTGGGCATTCTGGACATCCTTGACCCAGAGCTGTTCCTCAAGTCTTGTGAACAGGAGTGCGAGGAGCCGCAGGTGCTGCTGGTCGGAGGGGGGGACCCAGTACCTACCACCACACCTGAGACTCTGGGGGCCCCATCAGTTAAGCTGGAGGCCCTTAATGAACTGATCCACTTTGACCACATCTACACCAAGCCCGTGGAGGAGGTGATTGACGGGCAGTGTAACGACTTGGAGAGCGGCGAAGAAGAGAAGATTGAAGAGGCTGCCTTCCCCATTGCCGAGGTGGTGGTCGAGGAGGAGACAGTCTGCATCAAAGACGAACCAGAAGAAGTGGTCATCCCCGACTGTAACGGTCACAGTCAGGTGGATGACATTTTCTCTGATTCCACCTCCACTGCACTCAGCGGCCTGGATAAGGAAGTCTGCTTGGCGGACACATACAGTGACTCTGGATACGAAGGGTCCCCTTCCCCTTTCAGTGACATGTCCTCTCCCCTGTGCACTGAGAGCTCCTGGGAAGACATGTTCACAAGTGAACTCTTCCCCCAACTTATCAGTGTCTGAATCCAACCCTGTAGTCCAATAggttataatatatacatataagaGCTAATGTGTAGTGTTCGGTACCTACAGATAAGGACACAACGCTTCATTATAACGTAGAACATTGGTTCTCAGAGTGGGATCTGGGGACCCCAGGAGACCTTGAGGGGATTCTgggggtccccagcaaaaaggggaataatttattttcactgtaattcCATCCATGAATAACATAATGACAGAATatatgactattttggtcatgggtttcatactCTGTGTAATTtaactaaaaacaaatcttaTCAAATGAGGAATCCTGGGACAAAAATCTCATCAAATTGGGGTCGGTGGTTTAATTTGTCAGTTTAGGAGTTCCTGATGTGAAAAAATTTAACACCACAGACCCTGCTCATCTATAGGCTAAAGTTAAGCACAATCTCCTTTTTATTACAGCAGGTCTGTACCACTTGTGATGCATTCACTTTGCATGAACTTGTGGGAGATGAGATTCAGCTTATTTAGCCATCAGTTAATTACTCCAGAGGATTTAAGATTGCTTTCAAATCTTTCACTCGCTGTTCTAATTGAAATGTGGGTGGATTCAGTATTTCTGTAAATTTAAGGGGACAGGGACCGATCATTTAAATAtggcattttatttatttgtattctgcTTTGGAGTCACTGTATGTACGCATGTATAAagctttcttctttgttttgcCGCTCTCCATGTAGTCTAattactgcattaaaaaaatttTGCATTGCATATTGTCTCTTTGTTTTAGTCATTGCACGGTACTTGGAAAGGGAGAAATGGACAATCTTAAGACTTTACAAGGCACAAAGATTCAAGAGATATTCATGATATTTTCAGGAGCTCTTAATCctttgtttaaatatgaaatatcacATAAGATTATATACACTGAATATGTAGGTGTAAGCTAGACCTTTTGTTCGTTTCAAGGAAGAGATAATGCAGGACATGGTCATctaaagagggggggggggggggggggtagataTTTATTCTAACAGCTTGTATTATCACACAGACTAAATCACATCACCAGTGGAATCAGTCCCCCCCCAGTTTTATTTATGCTAACGATGGTTAATTAGATTGTTGAATGTTTACTGTTCTCACAGTTAAAGATGAAGGGTCAACGGTTAGGGTATTaggggtattttcccaaaacaggTTTATCCGGTTAGTTATCTTAAACCGTCCTATGTTGTTTCACAGATCAACCAGAGTAAAGGGTTGCTTTTCCACAATGATCTGTCCAACTTTCCAGTTCTCCTTTGAGAAATACTTTCCTGCATGTGCAAACAGAGTGTTTATATTCCCTATCTCTCGTGTGCCAGCACAACCTCACATTTCCAGGAAGGAGGCCTGCTTGTGTTACGTAACACTTCTAATGTAACTGGGAGTTTCCTGAGGGTCTAACCTGAGACAGTTTTAGTCTTTACTTCCCAGCAGAAATGGGTCAGTGGAAGTATTGTTGGTATTTTGGCCCAGCGTGAAGAGAATAGGCAGGGGAGGGAACACACCTTTCCCCTTAGGACTTTATTCTTTACACATTTTGGCTGATGAGACAGTTGCCCCTTTAAAGCTCCCCAGGCTGTGCATAGCATAACCTACCCATTGAACAAGAGGTCCCAGAGCCCCTTTTATTGTTTGAGCTGATTAGATCAGGTTTTCAGGTGCAACTGATCTCAACTCTGCAGGGCCTTGCTGCCTGTGTCTGCTAGCTTTGTTAGCTCCCTGATTACAAAGCTTTGTACTGGTGATGTCCTCCATTATATCTCACAGCAGCTACTCTAGTTTTGGAGTAGTTGTTACATCACAGCAAATTACCTAGAAGAGCTTGGAAGGAAACAAGAAGAATTGTCAGCTCAGCTATTTCATTGTCTTTTGACCttcattttatattctgtgGTACGTTGAAAGGAACCGCAGCCGCCTTTGACGTAGCTTCGCTTTTGCTTCTCCCCGAAAGAGTGTGGTGAGAAATAATTTTACCATTTCCTGTCTCGTAGGCGCATACCACAGTAAAGACTTACATCAGCTCACTACAGGTGCTCAGCTGAAACTGAAAAGGACAGCAGCTGTGCAGGTCTTTCCATGTTCAGGCTGAGGATTCTTGGTTTATTTAAGGATTCCAGGCTAATTTCAGTTTCTAGTCCGTGAATGTGTGTGCTACTTACTGCtacttttcattctttttaacCAATTGGTTAAGTGAAGTATGTGCAGATGTTTTGATTAGAAAAGAATGATATATGATGAGGgatgtctgcacctgttgcagttatctgcattatttattaaactATGTCCTTTTacttctttcatgtttttccttCAAGTAAATTCCTGCTAATCCAAGTTTCCAGTAACAGCAGAatagaggtttctggcacaacttcaacTATTTCCAAGGTGCACggagaagggaaagaaagtCTAAAAAAGTCCAAGCTCCAGCAATACTTTTAGTATAGAGCAACTTTGTTAAACCAGTGCTTTTCGGCTtgcggccttcatcagggttAACCAAGTTTCCTGCCAAAATTCTCATCCAATGCTGACATAAGGCACATTTTTCATGATAAAGGGATGTTTTTAGTTCCCCAAAATATTTCCTTTCACCTGTTTGCTTTCAGCTTTCCTAAACAGTCAACAGAAAGAATAGAAAAATCCACTTTACAAATGTTGGTGTTAGATAATAATTCTAATACTACTAATTCAATGATGTACTATGAAATGTGTCATATATGAATAAATCACATATCTGCTGACATTTCGTGAGAGAGCCGTCCCTACTTACAACCTCATCAAACcggtttctgttttgtttagtgttgtgtacagtaaaaaaatgttatgtgtAACCTATTTGCATATAAGCTGGAATGCACAGTGTGTCCTGAATATTGTCCTGAAATATGGTTGTTCagggttttttgtttgattaTCTGCAAGTGCTGGTTAGTAGGGGACACTGGGGACAGTTGCAACACTTTTTACATTACTCTCAGTTACTCAGAGACTATTTGGACTAGGCCCACCAAACCTTTACATATTAAACTTACACATGTCTGCTAAGGTTACATATAACATATCAATCACAATATTGATTTGAATAGAAAAATTCAGATGTTGCAACTGAACCCGTGTTGGAACTGTGGACAGTGTTGCAACTGTCCCCAGTTGCAACACGGAACACGGATGGTTGcaacatattaaaacacattaaattgaactaattaattattatttatttagtaatatTCATCATAGGCCTACCTTGTGTTTGCAGATGTTGCTGAAGCTATTAAAACTCAATATTTCAGTGTGAGACAAGAAGAATGGAATAATTTGCTTGGTCCTCTGAGAATACTTTTTTGCTGGTCCAGTACCCTGCAAGCGGTATCTTATTTGATGTCCCGCTTgcaagtctctctttttttgtggaaccTGAATAATGTGGTGTGGCATATGTCAAAGGCCTTGGCTACTGCCCTGACTGATTTGCCCTCATCTCTTACAATATGTGAGGCTCGTTCCAAAATATTGAGGGGAACCCCTCTGTTAGTGACTCTCTTCCTCACTCTTGGCatactgaaaacaaacagaatacaATTTCTACTTTTAGATGATTTATTCACTAtaggaaaacaaataaattgacttttctcctgttttcacAGGAAAATGTATGTGGCTAGTTTGTCCCATAGCACAACAGATAGAAcaataatttttcatttttgcttaaCTAGATATTTGGagaattattttgtttatcaaTAGCATTAGTCTCTCATTGTCTTATAATTGCCAGTTCTGTTCATCATGAGCAaagacacaataaaatacatgaattgTGCCTATTTTGAACTTAAAATCTTCACAAATACTGTTTTGTAATCTGTTTTGATATGACTAGCCAACTTAGCATGCAACTGTTGCAACTGTCCCCATGGTATCAGTcatgacaaaacatcatgtgcTAGCTAGCCACACTGACATTGACACATGCTAACCATGTCACTGAATAGTcaacaaaacaatgattcaAACTAGGTAAGTTTGGATTCACTCATACAAAAGGTCAGGACAATATGACAAAAATACAGCTCATGAAAAAAGCTACTTTCATGCCtccaaaacaacttttcttgaTAAAAGCAGGACCAGATGCTCAATATGGCCTCTTTCTTCTTGGTGGGCAGAGGTTctaactgagcatgtgcagtgtgAGTGTCATCACTCTAGCATGCTTCTGATTGGAGAAATAAGACTTGCTGTCCTCAGTCTCCCCTATCTTCAgtatgctttgttttttttgtttttgttttgtgagaaCGGGGCCTAAATCATCTGTCCTAACCTTAACCGTAACCCAATATTTGTGTT harbors:
- the xbp1 gene encoding LOW QUALITY PROTEIN: X-box-binding protein 1 (The sequence of the model RefSeq protein was modified relative to this genomic sequence to represent the inferred CDS: deleted 2 bases in 1 codon), whose amino-acid sequence is MVVVSAGTGGAHKVLLISGKQTGSSNGSQPGFNRPISVVLPSVSSPASSDSESNSSAGPPIRKRQRLTHLSPEEKALRRKLKNRVAAQTARDRKKAKMGELEQQVLELELENQKLHIENRLLREKTCGLLTENEELRQRLGLDTLDSKEKVQVMLSTGNDAGLGIGSSERSTQATCASAAGAGPAVPKSEDFSMDTDSPDSTDNESDLLLGILDILDPELFLKSCEQECEEPQVLLVGGGDPVPTTTPETLGAPSVKLEALNELIHFDHIYTKPVEEVIDGQCNDLESGEEEKIEEAAFPIAEVVVEEETVCIKDEPEEVVIPDCNGHSQVDDIFSDSTSTALSGLDKEVCLADTYSDSGYEGSPSPFSDMSSPLCTESSWEDMFTSELFPQLISV